The genome window AGATTGTCTCGGAGCCGCTGCGCAAGGGCGCTTTCGTGGAGGCCGGGCAGATGCTTTGCGTGATCGACGCCGGCACCCGCGAGACCCAGCTTGCGCAGGCCGAGGCCCAGCTTGCCTCCGCCCGCGCCGGCCTGCCGGAATCACTGGCCCGCGTGGCCGAGGCCGAGGCCGCGCTGGAAGAGGCCGAGATCAACGACCGCGCCGCAAGCCAGCTTTCCGAGGGCGGCTACGCCTCCGAAACCCGCGTGGCCGCGACCAAGGCCGCGGTCTCTTCGGCCCGCGCCGCCGTTCAGGCCGCGCAATCGGGCGTCGAGGGGGCCAAGAGCCAGGTCCAGACCGCCGAAGCCGCCGTGGCGACGGCCCAGAAGGACATCGACCGCCTGACCATCACCGCGCCCTTCTCGGGCCTGCTGGAGAGCGACAGCGCCGAGCTGGGCGTGCTGCTTCAGTCTGGCTCCGATTGCGCCACCATCCTCCAGCTCGACCCGATCAAGCTGGTGGGCTTCGTGCCCGAAACCGAGGTGTCGCGGGTCAAGGTCGGGGCCAAGGCCGGCGCGCGGCTGGCCACGGGCGAGGAGGTCACGGGCGAGGTCACCTTCCTGTCGCGCTCCGCCGATGCCCAGACCCGCACTTTCCGCGTGGAGGTGCAGGTGCCCAATGCCGACCTCGAGATCCGCGACGGCCAGACGGCCGAAATCGTGATCTCCGCCGCGGGCGCCAAGGCACACCTGCTGCCGCAATCCTCGTTGACGCTCGATGACGGCGGCGCGCTCGGCGTGCGCTGGGTCGATGAGGAGAACACGGCGCGCTTTGCCCCGGTCACGGTGCTGCGCGACACCGTCGACGGCATCTGGGTGACGGGCCTGCCGGAGACGGCACGGGTCATCACCCGTGGGCAGGAATATGTGGTAGAGGGTGTTCCGGTGAAGGTCACGCTCGAGGAGCTTACGCAATGACCGGCATTGTCGATTGGGCCGCCGCCCGCGCCCGGATGATCCTTGCCTTCGTGGCAATGTCGATCCTCGTGGGCTGGGCCACCTACCTCAGCCTCCCCAAGGAGGGCGAGCCGGATATCGAAATTCCGGCGGTTTTCGTGTCGGTCCCCTTCCCCGGCATCTCGGCCACCGATGCCGAGAAAATGCTGGTCAAGCCGATGGAAACCGAGCTTTCCGACCTCGACGGCCTCAAGACCATGACCGGCGTGGCCACCGAGGGTTATGCCAACGTGGTGCTGGAGTTCGAGTTCGGCTGGGACAAGTCGGCCACGCTGGCCGATGTGCGCGCCGCCATGAACACGGCAGAGGCGAACTTTCCCTCCGGGGCAGACAATTACACCATCGGCGAGATCAACTTTTCCGAGTTCCCGATCATCATCGTCAACCTCACCGGCGCCCTGCCCGAGCGCACGCTGGTGAAGGTGGCCAAGGATCTGCAGGACAGCCTGGAGGGGCTCGAGCCCGTGCTCGAGGCCTCGCTGGCCGGGCACCGCGACGAGATGCTCGAGGTCGTGATCGACCCGCTGAAGCTTGAAAGCTACAACGTCACCGCCGCCGAGCTGATCAACGTGGTGGTCAACAACAACCAGCTCATCGCCGCCGGCGAGATCGAAACCCCGAGCGGTGCCTTCTCGGTGAAGATCCCGGCCAGTTTCGAAGACGGTCAGGACGTCTACGACCTGCCGGTCAAGGTGAACGGCGACAGCATCGTGACCCTTGGCGATCTGGCCGATATCCGCCTCACTTTCGAAGACCGCGTGGGCACCGCCCGCTTCAACGGGGTCAACACCGTTGCGCTGCAGGTCTCCAAGAAGAAGGGCTACAACATCATCGACACCGCCGCCGCGATCCGCGCCACGGTGGATGCCGAGATGGCCAAGTGGCCGCCCGAGCTGCGCGACGCGATCCAGGTCGGCACCTCCAACGACCAGAGCCGCGTGGTGAAGTCGATGGTGGCCCAGCTCGAGGGCTCGGTGATGACCGCCATCGCGTTGGTGGCCATCGTCGTGCTGGCCGCGCTCGGCATCCGCCCCGCCATGCTGGTGGGCATCGCCATTCCGATCAGCTTCCTGCTCTGCTTCGTGTTCCTCTCGATCATGGGCATCACCGTGTCCAACATCGTGATGTTCGGCCTGATCCTCGCGGTGGGGATGCTGGTGGACGGGGCCATCGTGGTGGTGGAATACGCCGACAAGCGAATATCCGAGGGCGTCGGGCCGATGCATGCCTATGTCGAGGCGGCAAAGCGGATGTTCTGGCCCATCGTCAGCTCTACGGCGACCACGCTCTGCGCCTTCCTGCCCATGCTGTTCTGGCCCGGTGTGGCCGGGCAGTTCATGGGGATGCTG of Oceanicola sp. 502str15 contains these proteins:
- a CDS encoding efflux RND transporter periplasmic adaptor subunit, which translates into the protein MRLFSILLALCVAAALYLVVMQRDVLLSVAGGGEAEAPASETAPEAPRSVEEDGTGAGATRVVSVMAIDSEAREVDSAVITRGRTEAARQVTVRAETPGQIVSEPLRKGAFVEAGQMLCVIDAGTRETQLAQAEAQLASARAGLPESLARVAEAEAALEEAEINDRAASQLSEGGYASETRVAATKAAVSSARAAVQAAQSGVEGAKSQVQTAEAAVATAQKDIDRLTITAPFSGLLESDSAELGVLLQSGSDCATILQLDPIKLVGFVPETEVSRVKVGAKAGARLATGEEVTGEVTFLSRSADAQTRTFRVEVQVPNADLEIRDGQTAEIVISAAGAKAHLLPQSSLTLDDGGALGVRWVDEENTARFAPVTVLRDTVDGIWVTGLPETARVITRGQEYVVEGVPVKVTLEELTQ